A portion of the Syngnathoides biaculeatus isolate LvHL_M chromosome 7, ASM1980259v1, whole genome shotgun sequence genome contains these proteins:
- the pgm1 gene encoding phosphoglucomutase-1 — protein sequence MLKVKQVKTTPYPDQKPGTSGLRKRVTVFQQNQHYAENFIQSILSVIEPGERQAATLVVGGDGRFFMKDAIQLIVQIAGANGIGHLVIGQDGIMSTPAVSCVIRKMKAVGGIILTASHNPGGPNGDFGIKYNISSGGPAPEGITNKIFEISKGLQEYHIFPELKVDLSKTGKQTFDVEGFKPFIVEIVDSVEAYADMLRGIFDFAALKELLSGANHINVRLDAMHGVVGPYVKKIVCEELGSPANSAVNCIPQEDFGGHHPDPNLTYAADLVNAMKGGKYDFGAAFDGDGDRNMVLGKHGFFVNPSDSVAVIAANITSIPYFQKTGVKGLARSMPTSGALDNVAKTLQMELYETPTGWKFFGNLMDAGKLSLCGEESFGTGSDHIREKDGLWAVLAWLSILASRKQSVEDIMKDHWQKFGRNFFTRYDYEEVDSDAANKMIKDLETAMFDPSFVGKKFSSGDKTYEVAIADNFAYKDPVDGSVSKKQGLRIIFSDGSRIIFRLSGTGSAGATIRLYIDSYEKDTQKIYQDPQVMLAPLVDIALKVSQLHQKTGRNGPTVIT from the exons ATGTTGAAAGTAAAGCAGGTGAAGACCACCCCGTATCCGGATCAGAAACCCGGAACGAGCGGCTTGAGGAAGAGGGTGACTGTTTTCCAGCAGAACCAACACTATGCCGAAAACTTCATTCAGAGCATTCTCTCTGTCATCGAGCCTGGGGAGCGCCAGGCAGCCACTTTGGTGGTGGGGGGCGACGGCAGGTTCTTCATGAAAGACGCCATTCAGCTCATCGTTCAGATTGCAGGGGCCAACGGG ATTGGTCACTTGGTGATTGGTCAGGATGGCATCATGTCCACCCCAGCCGTGTCCTGTGTGATCCGCAAGATGAAGGCAGTGGGCGGAATCATCCTCACAGCCAGTCACAATCCAGGGGGCCCCAATGGAGACTTTGGTATCAAGTACAACATCTCCAGTGGAG GACCTGCTCCAGAGGGCATTACAAACAAAATCTTTGAGATAAGCAAGGGCCTCCAGGAGTATCACATTTTCCCAGAGCTCAAAGTGGATCTGTCGAAGACTGGCAAGCAGACCTTTGATGTGGAGGGTTTCAAACCATTCATAG TGGAGATCGTGGACTCTGTTGAGGCTTATGCGGATATGCTGAGGGGTATTTTTGACTTTGCCGCACTGAAAGAGCTTCTCTCTGGAGCCAATCACATTAATGTCCGTCTGGATGCAATGcatggag tggttGGTCCTTATGTGAAGAAGATAGTGTGTGAGGAGCTCGGCTCACCTGCCAACTCCGCAGTCAACTGCATCCCTCAGGAGGATTTTGGTGGGCACCACCCCGACCCAAACCTGACTTACGCTGCCGACCTGGTGAATGCAATGAAAGGAGGAAAGTATGACTTTGGCGCCGCCTTCGATGGTGATGGT GACCGTAACATGGTCCTTGGCAAACATGGATTTTTTGTGAACCCGTCAGATTCAGTGGCTGTTATCGCAGCCAACATTACCAGCATTCCGTACTTCCAAAAGACCGGCGTGAAGGGGCTGGCCCGCAGTATGCCCACTAGTGGAGCCCTGGACAA TGTGGCGAAAACACTGCAAATGGAATTATACGAGACTCCAACAGGCTGGAAGTTCTTTGGGAATTTGATGGATGCGGGAAAACTGTCTCTGTGTGGAGAGGAGAGCTTTGGCACTG GCTCCGACCATATTCGGGAGAAGGACGGCCTGTGGGCAGTTCTCGCGTGGTTGTCAATTTTAGCCAGTCGAAAACAGAGCGTGGAAGACATCATGAAGGATCATTGGCAAAAGTTTGGTAGGAACTTCTTCACCAG GTATGATTACGAGGAGGTCGACTCAGATGCTGCCAACAAAATGATCAAGGACCTTGAAACCGCAATGTTTGACCCATCCTTTGTGGGGAAGAAGTTCTCATCGGGCGATAAGACGTACGAGGTGGCAATTGCAGACAACTTTGCTTACAAAGATCCTGTGGATGGAAGTGTTTCCAAAAAACAG GGTCTCAGGATTATCTTCTCTGATGGTTCTCGGATTATTTTCCGTCTCAGCGGGACAGGAAGTGCAGGTGCAACCATCAGGCTTTACATTGATAGCTATGAGAAGGACACCCAGAAGATTTATCAGGACCCTCAG GTGATGTTGGCACCCTTGGTAGACATTGCCTTGAAGGTTTCACAGCTTCATCAGAAGACTGGACGCAATGGCCCCACCGTAATCACATAA